The following nucleotide sequence is from Paenibacillus odorifer.
GCTATGGATAATGGCACTTATGGGATATGCAAGGCTAGTGGTGAGCCGATCCCTTTTGAACGTTTATCTGCCATCCCTTCCACACTTTATTGTAAAGAGCACAACCCGCGGCAAAACGCACCTTTCACTCGTCCAGTGGAAGAGGAGCTGTTATCTCCACCTTTTGGACGCACCAGTCTGGATGAGCGCGACGATCAAAACGGTTTTGACGGCGAGGATGCCTGGCAGATTGTTGAAAGCTGGGGTACCTCGAATTCTCCCGCCATGGCGGAGGGCAACAATATTGATTCTTATAATGATATGGAGATTGAAGCCGATGAGCTGGAAGGCTGCGTAGAGCCTTGGGAGAACTTTATCGCCACTGATATCACGGGCAACAATCTGATTGTAGTGCCGGGACGGAGCTACCAGCGTTATTTGGACAGTGACGAGGCAACCCATAGTCTTGATCCTCTCGAGGAAGACTAAACACAGATGTCCCATACACAAAATCATTTAAACGGCGTACTGTTCCAGTTTTAAGGAATGGTTCGCTGTTTTTAATCTTAACGTTTCGATGACTATTTGAATTCTAGCTGACGCTGTACGATCCGCACAATATCCGCAATATAATCCCCAATGATCGGTAGATTGAGCGCGCCTAGTCCCTGAAGGATATAAATAATCGTTGCCGCAAAAAAAGTAAAACCCAGTGCAATCCCAACTCCCCGAGCTGCTCCAAATAAAATATTTCTCCAAATCAACCGCCAAGGTGAATATAGTAGATCCGTATATTGATAAATTCGGGATTTTTCCAAAATATGAGCCCACTCAAAGGTCAATCGGTACATCGTATTCATTTTTTCTTCCAGCGGAATATCCTCGGGATTACGCGGATCTGCTGTTAGATACTCAGGATTAACTTCAGGAAAAGCCTTATTCTCCTTTTCCTTGTCTGGGTTATTCTTATTGCCGGATGTCTTAATGGAGATTCTCCTCTTGTTTCCCTCCACAGCTACGGCTCCTCTCATATGTCTTTCCTTCGCTACAAAGTAAACGAGCCCGGCCAAAGAGAATTCATCTCCTTAAGCTCGGGACTCGTTAGTTTTGCGCCGAAATATAAAGACTATATTTCCCGCATAAACGGAATATCTCCGTTTACACTTATGCCGCTAGTATATGCTGTTTTGGGACAGGTAATGCAGAATTATGCTTCGATATGGATACCGATTGATTTATCACCGACTTCTACCGTCTCAAAAGCATGTTCTCCATCAAAATCAACCGTAGTCACAAGTACATTGTCTCGCAGTACATTGTCAAATGCTGTAACAGCTGCTTTTAGCTCATCGTCTAACTTCAAAGTGAGTGCGATCCGTTTCTCGATCGGCAGATCCAGACGTTTACGGTAATCTTGAACCGCACGAATAATCTCACGAACCCAGCCTTCTTGTTCAAGCTCAGGCGTGATTTCGGTATTGAGCGCAACCGTAACTCCATATCCGGAAGCTGCGGCGAAACCTGCTTTGGCTTGTTTTTCAACAAGCAGCTCTTCAGAAGTGATTACAAGCTCTTCACCTTCAGGTGTCGCAATCGCGATTGAGCCGTCTTGCACCGCTTTACGGGTAGAGTCACTATCCATAGCTTTCAGAAAGCCTTGCAGGAAGCCTACGTTTTTACCGTATTTTTTACCGGCAACCTTAAGATTCAGCTTGAGTGTGAAATCAACAAATCCGCTGTCACTGTTCTCCAGCACGATGTTCTTGATGTTGATCTCGTCTTTGATGATCTCTTCATACTCAGACAAATGGAAGTCACGGTTCATCGAAACGATCAGCTCGGACAGCGGTTGACGATTCTTAATGCCTGTTTCGTTACGTACGTTACGCGCCAGCTCAACGATCTGTCTTGCACTTTCCATATCCTCTTCCAGCTCTTTATCGATCAAGTTCTCGTCAGCAACCGGGTAGTCTGCCAAATGCACACTTTCTCCGCCGCCAAGGTTCGTGAAGATATCTTCGGACAACATCGGTGTAAATGGAGCCATCAAAGTCGCTGTCGCCAAAAGCACATGAGTCAACGTACGGTAAGCATCCAATTTATCTTCACCTAGACCACTACCCCAGAAGCGGTCACGGGAACGACGGATATACCAGTTGCTCAGCTCATCCACAAAGTTCTCAATCGCTCTAGACGTATTTACGAAGTCATTTACCGCAAGTCCTTTATCCACCAAAAGAATCAAGCTGTTCAGACGGGACAGGATCCAGCGGTCCAGCTTATGTTTTGATACCTTAAAAGGATGATCGGCTGGGTCGTATCCATCGATGCCCGCATAAAGCGTTAAGAAGGCATGTGTATTCACCAGCGTATCCACTACTTTAGATTTTGTCTCACCTACAAGACCACGCGAGAAACGTTTATTATTCCACGGTGCACTGTCGGACAAAATAGCCCAACGGAATGCATCCGTGCCGTAATCGTTCATGATTTCCCAAGGATCAATAACATTGCCTTTGGATTTGGACATTTTTTGACCATTCTCATCGAGGATATGACCGTGAGCAATAACTGCTTTATATGGAGCTTTACCCTTAAACAAGGTGGATACTGCAAGCAAGCTGTAGAACCATCCGCGGGTCTGGTCGATCCCTTCACAGATCATATCTGCCGGGTACTGATCATTCAGCTTATCCTCGTTCTCAAATGGATAATGGCTTTGTGCAAAAGGCATTGAGCCACTGTCGAACCATACGTCGATCACTTCCGATGTACGAACCATCTCTGCACCTTCGCTAAACGGACTGCGCAGCTTGATCTTATCCACGAAAGGTTTATGCAGCTCGATATCTTCAGGAACATCACCAATCGCCATCGCTCTTAGCTCTTCAATGCTGTGTGGTGCAAACTCTTTGCCCGTTTCTTGACATACCCAGACGTTGAGGGGTGTACCCCAATAACGGTTACGGCTGATATTCCAGTCAACCAGTTCATCCAAGAACTTCCCGAAACGACCTTCACGTACATGCTCAGGGTACCAAGCCACACTGTTGTTGTTAGCAATCAGCTGATCTTTGATCGCTGTAGTGTTGATGAACCAGCTGTCTGTTGCGTAATACAAAAGTGGTGTATCACAACGCCAGCAGAACGGATAGCTATGCTCGTATTTCTCTTTACCGTAAAGCAATCCTTTTTCAGACAAAACCTTAATGATATCCAGATCGCAATCCTTAACAAAACGTCCCGCAAAATCAGAAACTACATCCGTATACTTACCGGAATTATCAACCACATTTACGAAGCTGATGCCATTCTCACGGCAAGTCTTGTAGTCATCTTCACCATGTGCTGGTGCCATGTGTACGATCCCTGTACCACTGGAATCTGTAACGAAAGAAGCACCTACGATAACATTACTTTTCTCTGCCTTAATATATCCGAATGGAGGTGCGTAAGTTTTACCGATAAACTCGGAACCTTTATGTGTAGAAAGGACTGTGTGCTCGCCTTTCATTACTTCTTCGACCAAGTTTTTAGCAACGATGTACACACCATCTTCTTGTTGCACACGTACATAATCCATGTCCGGGTTCATAGCTAGCGCCATATGGGCTGGCAAGGTCCAAGGTGTTGTCGTCCAAGCCAATACGTAGTCTCCGCTGTCATCCAGCTTGAACTTCGCAGTTGCACTGAGATCCTTAACGGTTTTGTAGCCTTGGGCAACTTCATGCGAGCTTAATGTAGTCTGGCAGCTCGGGCAATACGGGCTAACACGGTGTCCGCGGTAAAGCAACCCGTTCTCATGCACTGTAGCCAAGATGTTCCATACACTTTCGATATAGGTGTTATCCAAGGTTACGTAAGGATTATCTAGATCTGTCCAGTATCCAATCGCTTCTGTAAATTCACGCCATTGCTTCTCATAACCGAAGACGCTGTCTTTACATTCCTGGATGAATTTTTCTACGCCATATTCCTCAATCTCTTGTTTACCGGAGATGCCAAGCTTCTTTTGTACGCCTAGTTCTACTGGCAGACCGTGTGTATCCCAGCCTGCTTTACGTACTACGCGGTAACCTTTCATTGTCTGGTAACGACCGATGAAATCCTTGATTACCCGTCCCAGCACGTGTCCGATATGCGGCGCACCGTTTGCTGTTGGCGGACCTTCATAGAATACATAGTTTGGACGTCCCTCACGGTTCTCCATGGACTTGCGGAACGTATTCTCTTCGTTCCATTTCTTCAATATGCGGACATCTCTTGCCCGCGCCTTTTCTCTGACATCTACTTTTTGCATGTGATGGTCAATCCTTTCATGGATTAGTCTATAAAGCTCTTTTCGATCCTTGGGCGATCCTGCGCAGCAGCTGCCCCTTCTTTCCGGGCACCCGAGCTGCGATCCCGTAGGGCAGCAATCGCTCGGGGGCTTCGGCGGCATTGCGCAGCAACCGCCCCTTCTTTCCGGGCACCCGAGCCGCGATCCCGTTAGGGCAGCAATTGCTCGGGGCGCCAATGAGCGACCTTGCGCAGCTGGTCGCACACCGCTCTTGCCCTGGCTCCCGAGCCGCGATCCCGCAGGGCAGCAATCGCTCGGGGCGCCATTTCGCGACCTTGCGCAGCTGGTCGCACCGCTCTTGCCCTGGTACCCGAGCCGCGATCCCGTTAGGGCAGCAATTGCTCGGGGCGCCAATGAGCGACCTTGCGCAGCTGGTCGCGCACCGCTCTTGCCCTGGCTCCCGAGCCGCGTTCCCGCAGGGCAGCAATCGCTCGGGGCGCCAATGAGCGACCTTGCGCAGCTGGTCGCTCACCGCTCTTGCCGTAAAGGCCCCGCAGGCGAATCCGCCAGGGGAGCCTAAGAAGGGCCGCTCCTTCAGCCACATGATTCCGTTCGTTTCCACCACCGTACCTATTTGCACGAGGCTTTACTTTGCGGGTGTCCAGAGGGCGGCAGCCCTTGGGGTCCCCCTTAGAAAGGGGGATTTAGGGGGATGGCCGCCCCGGAACAACAAAATAAGCGTCATCCCACCCCCAAAGGGGCGAGACGACGCTCGCGATACCACCCTAATTCTGCGCATGAGCACATCCTTAAGGGGAGTGTATTCAGCACAATCTCAGTCCTGCGCGTAAATCTTGTGCACAGGTCCGGTGTAACGTCCGGCAGACGGTTAAGCTTACGCACGATCAACGCTTCAGCTTAACTTCTAGGGGAAGATCTTCCGGCAGGGCTCGAACAATCGGCTCGCAGCAATCGCCGACTCTCTGGAGAACGTTACCTTGTCGTACTTGTCCCGTCATCGAATACATATAAACATTATACAGATATGTTCTATTTATAGACTTTTTGAATCTAAATGTCAACAGCCATTCGCCCAATCTAGCTATTAAGGACGTACTTGCGCATGGAGTTCACTTTATTATGGTCTATTTTATCGGAAAATAAAAATAGAGGGAATAGCTCCCTCTATTTAGCCAATTATCGTCTGAAACCTTTAGATGCGATGAAGAACATCATCCTTGAAGGCTACGTTCTCGCTCGCCTCACGACTCTCTAAGGCATTCCAGTCATCCTGTGATAACAGCTCCAGCTGAGCTTCCACTAATGTCCGGAAACGAGTGCGATAGATCGAAGCTTGCTTACGCAATTCTTCAGTCTCAATAGCAACCTTACGGGATTTGGATAACGCTTCGTTAATAATCCGATCGGCGTTTTTCTCCGCTTCCTTGATAATGAGCTGGGATTCCTTCTTGGAGTTGTTCTTCACATCATCCGCCGCTTCCTGAGCGACTAAGATCGTCTTTGATAAACTTTCTTCAATATTCACAAAATGATCCAGACGCTCTTGAATAGACAAAAGCTGATTCTGCAGTTCCTTGTTCTCACGGATGACGCTTTCGTAATCCTTGATCACTTGATCTAGAAATTCGTTGACCTCGTCCTCATCATAACCGCGAAGTCTCCGAGAAAACTCCTTGTTATGTATATCGAGCGGTGTTAATGGCATGCTGTGCACCTCCTAGAAATTTCGGACCTTCTTTATCTCTAAATCGCAACTAAGCGGCAGACAAAGAAGAAAGACTGTACTTCAAGTAAAGGCAGAAGGTGTTTCTGTGTTCCGCCTGCCATTTATGGTCCGCCTCTTCTTTAAAGTATCGGCGTCCAGCTTTAAAAATGTTTGATTCCCTCGAAATAATCAATTTCGACAAGTAAGACCGTATTCCTGCAAGGGATTCACACAAATTTACCAATCTGAACACGGTATCGGCCCTTTTTCGTCAAACTGCCGACCTCTAGCACCTTGAAGCGACCGAAACCTTGAATAGATACCATGTCACCATCCTTAAGACTGCAGGATGGGTCTTCCTCCACTTTCCAGTTTACCCGAACGCGTCCAGCCTTGATGGGAGCAAGAATTTTGCTTCGGCTAAGCCGTGTTACATCTGCGGCAATGCCATCCAATCGCAGGGACGCTACAGTCAAATCCATCACTTCCAGCTTAACCTCACTATTACGCAAGGCGGAAAGGGGTAATACTTCCGTACTTACCTGTATCCGGTGCACTCCAGTTAAATTCATAGCTAAATAATCTGCAATATCAGCAGCGACTACAACATGACAACCATCGTCCAGAACATGAATATCACCGATTTTGCCTCGTTTAACGCCCAGCCCCAGAATAGAACCCATGTAGTCCCCGTGCTCCAAGGCCAGAAACTTCTGCTCCCCTGAGGTTATCGCAAGCACCTTCAGCTCCATGTCTTCCTGATCCAGATCACGATAATCAGGGGCGACAAGCGCTCGCTTCCGCTCTGCCTCAGCATGTCCACCCTCCCATTTAACAATCACGTCAGGATGGCGGTTAACTAAAGTTTGCAGAATAAAACCTTGGCGGGGATCGAGAAATTCAGTTAATTTAGTCTCATGATATTCTCCAGCATTGGTAACCCATTCGAAGGCCTTGTCCACAAATTGACGTTCATCGGGATGAAAATGCCCGTAAACTTCGTTCTTCATCACAGATGCCTAAAAAATCAAATGCAGGATAGATTTAAGTCCGCCTGCTGCGAATTCCAAGACAAGTAATGCAATGATTGGAGAGATATCAAGTGTACCGAAGAGCGGTGGAATAAACCGTCTGAAAGGTGTTAAATACGGCTCTACGAGTTTGCTTAGCAGTTCTCCAATGAAGTTATCACGAACGTTGGGTAACCAGGACATTAGCACATAGAAAATAATCATGTAAAA
It contains:
- a CDS encoding TraR/DksA C4-type zinc finger protein, giving the protein MTHLTVQQLSELRARLEKDRNTIQRRLQNNEHYGLDESMRDGSGELSENDNHPGDAATDLYNRSMDISLLERDEHELDDIEAALSAMDNGTYGICKASGEPIPFERLSAIPSTLYCKEHNPRQNAPFTRPVEEELLSPPFGRTSLDERDDQNGFDGEDAWQIVESWGTSNSPAMAEGNNIDSYNDMEIEADELEGCVEPWENFIATDITGNNLIVVPGRSYQRYLDSDEATHSLDPLEED
- a CDS encoding DUF5665 domain-containing protein, whose product is MEEKMNTMYRLTFEWAHILEKSRIYQYTDLLYSPWRLIWRNILFGAARGVGIALGFTFFAATIIYILQGLGALNLPIIGDYIADIVRIVQRQLEFK
- the ileS gene encoding isoleucine--tRNA ligase, with the translated sequence MQKVDVREKARARDVRILKKWNEENTFRKSMENREGRPNYVFYEGPPTANGAPHIGHVLGRVIKDFIGRYQTMKGYRVVRKAGWDTHGLPVELGVQKKLGISGKQEIEEYGVEKFIQECKDSVFGYEKQWREFTEAIGYWTDLDNPYVTLDNTYIESVWNILATVHENGLLYRGHRVSPYCPSCQTTLSSHEVAQGYKTVKDLSATAKFKLDDSGDYVLAWTTTPWTLPAHMALAMNPDMDYVRVQQEDGVYIVAKNLVEEVMKGEHTVLSTHKGSEFIGKTYAPPFGYIKAEKSNVIVGASFVTDSSGTGIVHMAPAHGEDDYKTCRENGISFVNVVDNSGKYTDVVSDFAGRFVKDCDLDIIKVLSEKGLLYGKEKYEHSYPFCWRCDTPLLYYATDSWFINTTAIKDQLIANNNSVAWYPEHVREGRFGKFLDELVDWNISRNRYWGTPLNVWVCQETGKEFAPHSIEELRAMAIGDVPEDIELHKPFVDKIKLRSPFSEGAEMVRTSEVIDVWFDSGSMPFAQSHYPFENEDKLNDQYPADMICEGIDQTRGWFYSLLAVSTLFKGKAPYKAVIAHGHILDENGQKMSKSKGNVIDPWEIMNDYGTDAFRWAILSDSAPWNNKRFSRGLVGETKSKVVDTLVNTHAFLTLYAGIDGYDPADHPFKVSKHKLDRWILSRLNSLILLVDKGLAVNDFVNTSRAIENFVDELSNWYIRRSRDRFWGSGLGEDKLDAYRTLTHVLLATATLMAPFTPMLSEDIFTNLGGGESVHLADYPVADENLIDKELEEDMESARQIVELARNVRNETGIKNRQPLSELIVSMNRDFHLSEYEEIIKDEINIKNIVLENSDSGFVDFTLKLNLKVAGKKYGKNVGFLQGFLKAMDSDSTRKAVQDGSIAIATPEGEELVITSEELLVEKQAKAGFAAASGYGVTVALNTEITPELEQEGWVREIIRAVQDYRKRLDLPIEKRIALTLKLDDELKAAVTAFDNVLRDNVLVTTVDFDGEHAFETVEVGDKSIGIHIEA
- a CDS encoding DivIVA domain-containing protein, translated to MPLTPLDIHNKEFSRRLRGYDEDEVNEFLDQVIKDYESVIRENKELQNQLLSIQERLDHFVNIEESLSKTILVAQEAADDVKNNSKKESQLIIKEAEKNADRIINEALSKSRKVAIETEELRKQASIYRTRFRTLVEAQLELLSQDDWNALESREASENVAFKDDVLHRI
- a CDS encoding RNA-binding protein — encoded protein: MKNEVYGHFHPDERQFVDKAFEWVTNAGEYHETKLTEFLDPRQGFILQTLVNRHPDVIVKWEGGHAEAERKRALVAPDYRDLDQEDMELKVLAITSGEQKFLALEHGDYMGSILGLGVKRGKIGDIHVLDDGCHVVVAADIADYLAMNLTGVHRIQVSTEVLPLSALRNSEVKLEVMDLTVASLRLDGIAADVTRLSRSKILAPIKAGRVRVNWKVEEDPSCSLKDGDMVSIQGFGRFKVLEVGSLTKKGRYRVQIGKFV
- a CDS encoding YggT family protein encodes the protein MLQIDYIIDILFNIYFYMIIFYVLMSWLPNVRDNFIGELLSKLVEPYLTPFRRFIPPLFGTLDISPIIALLVLEFAAGGLKSILHLIF